One genomic window of Polyangium aurulentum includes the following:
- a CDS encoding zf-TFIIB domain-containing protein yields MTEHYRAAALPCPLCAGMLEERATQASAVDVCTDCAGVWIDWFDGEISAVARNVTPERTRTPPAPAPSARARSCPRCNRGLDAEPFRDQGPQILRCPDCAGVFIPPGALAEVVAMGPPEDRPSAEPSVLSRLVEALRRLLAERRA; encoded by the coding sequence ATGACCGAGCACTACCGCGCCGCAGCCCTCCCCTGCCCCCTCTGCGCCGGCATGCTCGAGGAGCGCGCCACGCAGGCCTCGGCCGTGGACGTCTGCACCGATTGCGCGGGCGTCTGGATCGACTGGTTCGACGGCGAGATCTCCGCCGTCGCCCGCAACGTCACCCCCGAGCGCACGCGCACGCCCCCCGCCCCCGCGCCCTCTGCCCGCGCCCGGAGCTGCCCGCGCTGCAATCGCGGCCTCGACGCCGAGCCCTTCCGCGATCAGGGCCCCCAGATCCTGCGCTGCCCCGACTGCGCCGGCGTCTTCATCCCCCCAGGCGCCCTCGCCGAGGTCGTCGCCATGGGCCCGCCCGAGGACCGGCCCTCGGCCGAGCCCTCGGTCCTGTCACGCCTCGTCGAAGCCCTGCGCCGGCTCCTGGCCGAGCGCAGGGCTTGA